The Tursiops truncatus isolate mTurTru1 chromosome X, mTurTru1.mat.Y, whole genome shotgun sequence DNA segment ACGATGTTCATGCTTTCCTTTAGGCCCTTTGAAATGGACCTAATCTGGTGATTAATGCACAAATGCAGAGTTTGCTGAATTTATCATGGAATAAAGCATCTTTCTCAAATTTGCACATGGCAATACTGGAAGGAGAGTAAATGTGTTGTGTGAAAGGATCAGGATCCAAAGAGGTCTGATAATGAGCAAATTTGAGCACATCAGCAAACAGGGTGGTTCCTCATGCATGTAACTTGGGTCCAAAGGATCTGAGAAGTGTCATAAGGAGAATACTTGGAGGTATGGGAGCAGGCACACAACAGCTGTCTTCAAATACTGGAGCAGGGATTACCTATGTTGTGTGAGTCTCCAGCATACAGTCTTAAGTCTATTTGATCGAAGCTACAGGGAGGCAAGTTTAGGTACAGTATAAGCAGCAGGTCACCACAAGGGACTGAACAACTCTATTGGACAATTATTTCAAGCAAGAGGTTAGGTCTTGGTGACCAACATGTCTGGCCAAGTCTCAAATCCTCTGACAACACCAAGAGCTATGATTGTGTCACCTCATACCTACTGTTTTGCTTGTGGAAGTTTATGCTCTAGCAAAGAAAACAGTTTCCACTTCCCATGGAGGGTAAGCCATTAGAAAAGGGTGGTTAGATAATACTTGATGTTTCAAATAGGTCCAAACAGCATAATCCCTTTCTTGTAGGAAAAGATACGTATAGCTgtatctcattttattgtgcttcattttattgcgctttgcagatactgcttttattttttatttttatttatttatttttttacaaattgaaggtttgcagCAACCCTATGTTGAGCCAGTCtatcagctccattttttttccaacagcatttgctcacttcgtgtctctgtgtcacattttggtaatttgctcacttcatatccctgtgtcacattttggtaattcttgcaatatttcaaaccctccaccagcaaaaagattatgactcactgaaggctcagatgatgattagcatttttttagcaataaagtgctTTTTACTTAAGGTATGTACgttgtttttttttagacataattctATTGCAtgcttaatagactacagtacagttGTCCCTTGAAAATGCACAAATTAGGGGAGCTGACCCTGGAACTGTCAAAAACCCATGTATAACTTTTGATTTGcccaaaacttaactactaatagcctactCTTCACTGGAAGCCTTGTTGATAACAATCGATTAAGACATATTTTCtatgttatatgtatatctacatatattttatgcattcatgatatctctaactttttcttaatattttgatatttctagGCTACGTGGTTTGTCTGTGAGTTTCTTCAAATTATGGCAAATCTCAAAACATTTttccacatatttattgaaaaaactctgtgtataagtggactcacagttcaaacccatgttgttcaggggtcaactgtatagtgtaaacataacttttatatgcactgagaaaccaaaaactttGTGTGACCCACTTTATTGCAGTATTTGCTTTATTGGAGTGGTCTGGAACCACAATATCCCTATCCCTGAGGTATGCCTATATATTAATAGACCAGAGTATGGATGGTTATACACCCAAATGCTAATGCTTGTAACTGGTGGGATTATAAATGACtggtttttataaattgaaagtGATAAAATATTGCATATGGGCAGGGATTGGGACACTCCCATTTATATGTCCTTGTGCTTACCATGAACACCAAAAATGATTGGTTCATAAGACAGTGGATTCTGTTCAGGACAAGAACCAGACCAGAGGTTCAGTGCTGCAAGTCATTAGCAGATATTAGATATCTGAGTTTATGCTCGATAGAAGATATGATGTGCTTAGCAAAGTGGGTGTTATCAAGTGTTTCTTGCCCCCTTCCCTATCCAACCCCAGCCTTGGGGGTCTCCTCTCATCAAATTGAAAAACACTTTCAGAAAACAAGAGAACTCAGTTTAAATCCCAATCCTTATTCACCTTAAAAGATCAATTCAGACcccatgttttcatttcctcatctccaaGATAAGGATACTAGTCCACATTACCTCCTCTCCCAAGGTTCTCAAAttctatgattccaactatgGAAAAAAGCAAGTCAGAACCCACTGGACCTGGACAGAGAAGAGCCTTTTCCACATGACTATTCTGCTAAAGTGGCCTTCCTTCAACCATTTTGTTTGGCTGAAGAGTACCCTTTTGTACTTTCAGTCCTTAGAAGACCACTAAGAATGGACCACCACAGGAGTCTCaacataattatatttattattttatcactaCATTAGAAGTGAAATAAACTGTGAGAAGCTGCAAATGCATGCCACTTCATGAAGATTATGGAACAATGGAGACATCCAGTGTAGAAAGTTAAAAGTTGCTTATCCTTTAGGGATGCAAAGACTAGACACACAAATATCATCAATGGTGTGATTATTGACAGCATCAGCCGGCTGGAATTTATGCACCAATGGAAAGTTTAAGAATGAAAGTAAGGGAACTTTGGCTACTCCTGACCTCTTAGCCAGGGATTATGGatgagaagacatagaaaatggcTAAAATCTCTACAAACACATAGGTTTACAAAAAACATGCCTAAAACCAAGACACTCAGGCAATGTTGAAATTTGTTCTTGGGAGATCCCCATTTTACGATGTTTGAACACACTCTTTCTCCTGCTGGATAGctggaaaaaagacaaacacaaacaATCATTAAAGGATATTTTCCTAAGATTAAGTTCAGTTTCTTCCAAGAGAGTTCTTTGCCACTCTTTGCCAAGTCATTGAAGGCTACCATACCCGCTTTAAATTTAGAATGCCAAGGCACTAACTGCAAATcctcagttgtgtgtgtgtgtgtgtgtgtgtgtgtgtgtgttaaccaCCTGAACATTAGAATCTGCATCAACtgtgtctttttttccatttcagagtTAGATTTATGCTGTTGCCATTTTTTCCATCGAATATTCTGAGACTGAGGAGCAAGTGAAGTATTTTCCTCAGATTTATCTATCACTATATAATTAGGAAGTTACACCCTTTCAGACAATTTTGACTAACTTAGAAACTCTCAGATAATAGCAACATGACAAAAAGTGCCCCTTAGTTTTGTGAATATGCTTGGAGTTTCTCCATCAGGCTGTAATTCCCAAAGGCAAAACTGATCCCTTCAGTCTGGGAGGCCCAAGTACACCCAAGATCTAAACTTGTTCTCTGCCTTATCTTGTTGTCAGGTACAGAAAACCAAAACTGCAGAGTTTGTATAGTTCTTTAGGAATAAGATCATGGGCCTAAATTGCTAGATGCAGAAAATTCCAAATAaccataaaattgaaaaaattaagatttttctaGTGCTAAGTATAATATTCCAAAATTGGTTGTAATGTGATTTTTAGTGattttccaagaagaaaatagttttttattCCCCCATTACTTCTTGGGTTTATCATGTAAGAACAACTTATATAACCCAAGTAATTAAACaactattcaatatttttaaccATTGCATTAAATTCAGTGGCTACGTAATTATTGCTTACTTTGTGGCAAAATTTACTAGAATAGTTTATTTACTGAACCTATGAATGTTCACCATTGCTTTTCTTCACTAAAAACTGCCCTGCCCCATGACTTACTTTCCTTCGAGGGCAGAGTACTTCTTCCTTCAGTGTtagttttcttcagttttgaCCTGTCAAACTTCTCCACTTCAGAGAAGTCTGGCTTACCACTCATCTTGActaaaagaaagactgaaaaaaaatgttttaacttaaCTGGAAAAACTATTATCATACTAATTGATCACAATCCAAAATTCTCACATTtaatatcaatatgtattttatcttctgattttcaacaagaaaaCAGCACATATCTTGGGAAAGCCATGGTTTTATCAAAATGCTTTGAATTCCACATCATTACCCCACTTCTGATAGGCAGTAAAAGCCACTGAATCAGGATGCACTAGAAACCAAGATGCTCTAAAACCCGGAGTCAATATGTCTGACTTAAAAATCACAGGGAAAGTCAAATGGAGGTGATAGAAACACAAGAGCAGATagagatagaagaaaaaataaggactGGGCTTAACCAGGAATGAATTTGTAACAGGAGATAGCACTATTTGAGCACCTTCACTTTGTATTCAATTACTTTGGCGGGGGGGATTTTTCTTGGGGGTTAGGGAGTAGCACACAATAAACGGTAGCATAAGTTGTACtagtttctttccatttcatcTGCCTTTTCAAAGACAGTAGATTAAGGAGCTGCAATAAGGAAAGGAGGGGATTTAATCCCGTCATAACTAATGACACGTCTCATGATGTCTCCTTATGGCACTAGTTTGTAAACGCTGTAAGACGGCACAGCTAATTATGATCAGACTCAGGACTTCAGCAGAATGGGCTAAACCAGACacagttgatttttatttcacCATATTTTCTCctcaaggggagaggggaggagatgaGGCTAGGAGATGCCCTGTGATCTTTCCGGCTTTGTCCAGAAGAGACAATAGGAGACCCCTGAGCCCGCGAAGCAGAGCTCTCCTGCCCATGCCTGGCCCCACCCTGGCGGGGTAAGACACGTCTAGTGCCCAGACCAGAATGGAGAGGCCCTCAAGCAGCCAGACGTCCCGAATATGCCTCCCTTCCGTTGTGGTCACCCTAAGACCCTCCTTTGACGAGCGATCGGCTGCTAATCTCCAGAGGTGGGGAAACAGGGACTTAAAATAATAACAGGGCTGGGCACATAAGCCACTTTGTTGGCAGCaatttgcttaatattttaaaataactatcatCATTGTCAGGAGCCCAGTCCAACCTAACAGCCACGGGAGGGGAGAGAGCAAAAGGCCAGCCCCAGAAGGCCCATTCTGAGCCCCACACTCCTCATCCCCTCAGCCTCGGACTTGCAGCCACAGCGGACTGGCCGCTCTGGGGGCTCCCCCCTCGGACCTTTCCGGGACAGCCCCAGGGAGGATTTCACATTGCGCGCAGAAGGCAGCGCTGCGAAGACAAAGGCGCGGACTCGCCATCAGGCTCAGATACAAATCGCCCGTCCCAACCCCCGCCCCTCCAATTCCAGCAGGCCCCATACGCCAGCCCCGTGGCCGCCGCGCCCTCCTGTCCCCATAGTCCTCTGGCTCTGGCGGGGCCGCACGTCCTCACCCGAAGACTTGAAGACCAGGGAAAGGCAGACCGCTGCACCGCGACCACTTCTCACACAGGACAAGGTTAACCTTCTCGTGTGGAACCCAGCAGTTATAAGCTGCGTGACAGGCTCCGCCCCCAGACCCCGCTCCAGTCCTCTCGGATTGCCCAAGGGATACTAGATCCACCTCGTCGCCCCTCCCATCTCTTTAGATCTAAAGATGTGGACAGTGAGTCCACTGTCTCCCCTCTACTCAGGACCTCACCCTTGCAACTGGGTGTTGATAGCATCATACCAGATCTGCCTATCCAGACCCCATCCAAGCCCACTGATTCCCCCAGGGACTGGTGGCTGGTCTACTTCCCCTGCTTCTCCCACTACTTTCGTCCTGAAGGTCCACTTGCCTTCTTCCCAAGTATGCTCACTCCTCCACGATAATAGGGGCCTCTACAATAAGCAGACACGTTTTACCCAGTTAGCTTTGAACGTCTGAAACTCGGAGATCCAAGCTGAAGGAGCCGTAATCAGGTACTCCTGGCTTTTTATAGCCATCGGAGCCTACgtaagctgtgacaaccaaacaGTGATTTGGAAGTGATGCTCAGTGTTCTCTGTTCTAATCCTCTGCCAGGTCATGGAGGAGGGCTGTTCATGGAGAGGGTGGCCGGTTCTGGGTCATTCAACCCCACAGTTGGGCATTTCTGTGACATTGGTGCGCTCCTATGTAAAAGtcctattttcaaattttcagcCACTGACCATGGTAGCAGTCAGTTTAGGGTAATCAGAGAAACTACTGAGGctattcatcctttttttttaacttttattggagtagagttgctttagaatattgtgttagtttctactgtacagcaaagtgaatcagctatttgtatagctatacgtatacatatatcccttcttttttggatttccttcccatttaggtcacaacagagcattgagtagagttctctgtgctatacaatagtttcacattagttacctattttatatgtagcatcaatagtgtatatatgtcgggcttccctggtggcacagtggttaagaatccgcctgccaatgcaggggccatgggttctagccctggtctgggaagattccacatgccacggttcagctaagcccatgcaccgcaactactgagactgcgctctagagccctcaagccacaaccactgaagcccgtgcgcctagagccagtgctccacaacaagagaggtcactgcaatgagaggctgtgcaccgcaatgaagagaaggccccactcgccacaactagaggaaagcccatgtgcagcaacgaagacccaacacagccaaaaataaataaatacttaaataaatttattttaaaaatagtgtatatatgtcaatcccaatctcccaattcaacccaccaccccctttcctccttggtatccatacgtttgttctctatgtctgtgtctctatttctgctttctaaataaaatcatctataccaattttttcacactccacatatatgcattaatatacgatatttgtttttctctttctgacttacttcactctgtacaacaatctctaggtccatccacgtctctacaaatgacccaatttcactcctttttatggctgagtaatattccattgtatatatgtatcacatcttctttatccattcctctgttgatggacatttaggttgcttccatgtcctggctattgtaaatagtgctgcaatgaacattggggtgcacgtacctttttgaattatggttttctctgggtatatgcctagtagtgggattgctgggtcatatggtagttctatttttagatttttaaggaaactccatagtgttctccatagtggctgtatcaatttacattcccaccaacaatgcatgagggttcccttttcttcatgccctctccagcatttactgtttgtagattttttgatgatggccattctgactggtgtgaggtgatacctcattgtagttttcatttgcatttctctaataattagtgatgttgagcatcttatcatgtgttttttggccaatggtatgtcttctttggagaaatgcctatttaggtcttctgcccatttttcgattgggttgtttctttttttgatattgagcagcttgtgttgtttgtatatttggagattaatcctttgtcagttgcttcatttgcaaatattttctcccaaaatgaggattgtcttttcatcttgtttatggtttcctttcctgtgcaaaagcttttaagtttaattaggtctcatttgtttatttttgtttttattctcattgctccaggaggtgggtcaaaaaagatcttgctgtaatttatgtcaaagtgtgttctgcctatgttttcctctaagagtttcatagtgcctagccttacatttaggtctttattccattttgagttatttttgtgtatggtgttagatggtgttctaatctcattcatttacatgtagctgtacagttttcccagcaccaattactgaagtgactgtcttctccattgtatatccttgcctcctttggcatagattagttgaccatatgtgcatgggtttatctctgggctttctatcctgttccattaatctatatttctgtttttgtgccagtaccatactgtcttgattactatagctttgtagtgtagtttgaagacagggagcctgatacctgcagctccgtttttcattctcaagattgctttggctattcggggtcttttgtgtctccatacaaattttaagattttttattctagtcctgtaaaaaatgcctttggtagtttgatagggattgcattgaatctgtagagtgctttgggtattatagtcattttcacaatattgattcttccaatccaagaccatggtatatctttccatctgtttgtgtcatttttgacttctttcatcagtatcttgtagttttcttcaaaaaggtcttttgcctccttaggtaggtttattcctagatattttattctttttttgcaatgttaaatgggattgtttccttaatttctctttctgatttttgttgttagtgtataggaatgcaagagatatctgtgtattaattttgtatcctgtgatataactaaattcattgattagcactaatagtttcctggtggcatgtttaggattttcgatgtatagtatcatgtcatctgcaaacagtgactgttttccttcttctttgccaatttggattacttttgttttttttcttctctgattgctgtggctaggacttccaggactatgttgaataatagcagtgggagtgggcacccttgtcttattcctgattttagaggaaatgctttcagtttttcaccattgagaataaagtttgctgtgggtttgctatatatgacctttattatgttggtgtagggtccctctgtgcccactttctggagagtttttatcataaatgcatgttgaattttgttgaaaactttttctgcatttatatagatgatcatatggtttttattcttcatttgttaatgtggtatatcacattgattgatttgcatatattgaagaatccttgtatccctgggataaatcccacttgattatggtgtatgatccttttaatgtgttgttggattctgtttgctagtattttgttgaggatttttgcatctgtgttcatcagtgatattggcctgttttctttttttgtgatatctttttctggtttagtatcagagtgatggtggcctcatagaatgagtttgggagtgttcctccctctgcaaatttttggaaaaatttgagaagaataggtgttagctcttttctaaatgtttgacagaattcacctctgaagccatctggtcttggaattttgttagttggaagatgtttaatcacagtttcaatttcagtacttgtgattggtctgttcatattttctatttcttcctggttcattcttgtgagattgtacctttctaagaatttgtccatttcttccaagttgcccattttattggcatatagttgcttgtagtagtctcttacgatcctttgtattcctgtgttgtctcttgtaacttctcctttttcatttctaattttatttatttgagtacagtccctttttttcttgataagtctgactaaaggttcaacaattttgtttatcttctcaaagaaccagcttttagttttactgatctttgctattgttttatttgtttctatttcatttatttctgctctgatctttatgatttctttgcttctactaactttaggttttgtttgctcttctttctctagttgctttaggtataatgttaggttgtttatttgagattttttctagtttcttgaggtaggattatattagtataaacttccctcttagaactgcttttgctgcattccataggttttgggtcttgtgttttcattgtcatttgtttctaggtaatttttgatttcctctttgatttcttcagtgatctcttggttatttagtagcatattgtttggccgtcatgtgtttgtgtttttacagtttttcttcctgtaattgatttctaatctcatagaactgtggtcagaaaagatgcttaatatgatttcaattttcttaaatttactgaggcttgatttgtgacccaagatgtgatctgtcctggagaatgttccatgtgcacttgagaagaaagtgtattctgctgctttgggatggaatgtcctgtaaatatcaattaagtctatctggtctaatgtttcatttaaggcttgtatttccttattaaatttctgtctggatgatctatccctagttgtaagtggagtgttaacaTCCCCCcaattactgtgttactgtcaatttccccttttatggctgttagcatttggctGGTgcattgaggttctcctatgttgggtgcatatatatttacaattgttatatcttcttcttggattgatcccttgatccttatgtagtgtccttccttgtctcttgtaacagtcattattctaaagtctattttgtctaatatgagtattggtactccagcttccttttgatttccatttgtatggaatatgtttttccatcccctcactttcagtctgtatgtgtgcctagatctgaagtcggtctcttgtagaaaacgtatatatatatatgccttgttttcgtatccatttagccattctgtgtcttttggttggagcatttaatccatttatatttaaggtaattatcgatatgtatgttcctatttccattttcttaattgttttaggtttgtttttgtaggtctttttcttctcttgtgcttcctgcctagagaagttcttttagcatttgttgcaaagctggtctggtggtgctgaattctctttgtttttttgtgtcggtaacgcttttgatttctctgtcaaatctgaatgagatccttgatgggtagagtaatcttggttgtagttttttttctctttcatcactttaaatatatcctgctactcccttctgccttgcagagtctctgctgaaagatcagctgataaccttatggggattcccttgtatactctttgttgtttttcccttgcttcttttaacgagtttctttgtatttaatttttgttagtttgattagtatgtgtcttggtgtgtttctccttgggtttgtcctgtatgggactttctgtgcttcctggactttattgactattcctttaccatattagggaagttttttattataatttcttcagatattttctcagaccctttctctttctcttcttcttctggaacccctataattctaatgttggtgcattaatgttgtcccagaggtctctgagactgtgctaatttctttccattttttttaatctgctctgccacagttatttccaccattctatcttctagctcacttatctgttcttctgcctcagttattctgctatttattccttctagtgtatttttaatttcagttattgtgttgttcatcactgttctttctttagttcttctaggtccttgttaaacgtttcttgtattctctccattctatttgcctatctcctcttcatttatttgctcttgcaggtttttaccttgctacttTCTGCAGCATATTTCTATGTCTTCTGATTTTGTCTGATTTACTGTGTTGTGGTCTCCTCTCTGCAGGCTGCAAGGTCATAGTTCCTCTTACTTCTGATGTGTGCCCCCAGTGGGCAAGGctggtccagtggcttgtgtaggctttctggtgggagggactggtgcctgcattctgatgggtggtgctggatcttgtccttctgatGGGAAGGACCATggcaggtggtgtgttttggggtgtctgtgggcttag contains these protein-coding regions:
- the TMSB15A gene encoding thymosin beta-15A; the protein is MSGKPDFSEVEKFDRSKLKKTNTEGRSTLPSKETIQQEKECVQTS